The Primulina huaijiensis isolate GDHJ02 chromosome 10, ASM1229523v2, whole genome shotgun sequence region aACATACGAAACTCCTGATAGCCAACATCATAATAAAAGTATGTAAATATCCAAAATCACCCCTATCTCaaaacatgatgtgcggaagGAGTAAGGTCATCGGGTTCGCGTGCGCACATCCACCTCTGCCTACTCAGTcgtcggcacctccagtctcctgatTAAattgctcacctgcatcattcacaccaagtgagtttaaagactcaacacatctgtAACAttatagcaaatacatatacatagcagacaacagtgaaaagtaccgtACTAAAAATACATTCATGATCGTAAAATTCGCATGCATCATCATAACCTGTCGAAGCATAAATATTTACATAACATATCACATCATAACAGCATATACGTGTTtgtttttcttaatttgaattacGTTCATTAGTTgagactttcgtatcatcatgtcaatcgatggatccatctacgtgtaaccgtggtacccgacggCGGGGACATTAGCGACAACATTACACGTCCACTGAGCCCttgccttacatgtcatcgtattagtcacaaccaaatcTCATCTTTCAAAagatgtcatcatattcatcacttaataaaatcatgcatatacgtaaatttttcttaaaatcaagcatgcatcgtatttttcatattttcataaaaagtcgtattcatgataacataaatatttaaaacatgtcaaaacGTGTTTAGGGCGCTGCCAGGGCTAAAAACTCGACCCttgtgcaaaatgaccattttgctcaTGAAAACCCTAAtttaccattttacccctggacctcaaaatttcgacccgaatccaaccaaactccttaaaacacctaaaaacataataataagcaTTTATTAGATGTAAACTTGATCTCATTTCAAAActtatataatttgttttaaaacttggactggggtcccggttttaacccgaatcaacctgaaacttaatcaaattttcccaacttaaaccatgacCCAACCGTGCActaccagcccctaaaccacGTAGACCAGACCACCTAAGACCCTGGAACAGCCCCAGAAAGTTTCTAGAATTTTACTGCACGTGCCAACTACAAAACCCTAACGCATCAAACCGTAAGCCGCCAACTCTAGCCCACACGAAGCCGGACCAGCTTCGAACCAGCATACCCTAGGACCAAGACCGAGTCTAGGACCCCTTCTCTGGACCACTCACTCGAGCCTATAGCTCTATACACTCGACTTCACGCGCATGACCCGAGGTGCTCTCCCCGCACGCCTACTAGGCTCCAAGCCTTTCGATCCTATCCTAGACCAAGACAGCCATGCTCCAGCCATTATGAACCACGGCTTGGACCCTCCAAGGTCTGCACCACAGTCTCGAACAGCCCCTTGCATGGCCGCTTCAACCCTTTAGCCGATCTAGCCCTAGTTACCAACCACAAGCAAGGACCGATCGATTCCTCTCTTAGCCATGACTCGACATGCACTCCACCCTTCTACCGCCTGGAACTCGAAGTCTCCAGCCCCATAGGACCTAGGTACAGCAGCCCCTTACATCATAAGCAAGAAAACGTGAGCTGTAATAAAAACATGCGGATTTCATGACAAACCgaatgcataaacattttaacatgcaAGGACCGAGTAATATACACACATAGGACACACATCAGCACAAATGGAGTGCTTAACGtttttgtgataaaaaaaactcGAAGGTATGCGCGTAGGACTTGCACCGGAAAAACGGGAAAGAAACTTTCTCTTGAAAACTAGGAGAAAACAGAGAGGGGCTGCTGGAAATGGCCGAGAGAATGCTGCTGAATGAGAGGGAGGGGGTGGCCAAattttaggtttagggttagggtttgatGGTGTAGGTTTTAAATAGACACTAATGCATAAATGGCcctaataaaaattcaaatgaagTTAAAAGGGTTTTGGGCCCACTAAACActaaaataaacccatcaagcccaaacacactactgaaaaatatttctttttggtacatttctaaaaatattgcccgaaccatCAAAAAGTCCACcgattcgctaaaatttgcgtaccggttaaaaatataacccgactagtaaaaatatccaaccaaggcctattttcaaaaatcatatttaaaacacctcatattaaataattaaaattaattattcaataaaaatatttttcctgattatctccggtctccgttacCCGTTCGATCGCGAAATTCAACTTAAAACcttaatgcataaaattttaaaatacatgcaACAACACCTAACCATGCAATATTCATGCATTAAATGcgtaaaaatcattaaacacatatttttataaaaccctagattgcatgcagtcgaGTTATgtagttcgaatttcctagaccttacaaattatttgaagaaagtcctgcaacgcttcaacatgaaagatagtaagccaatttcgactcatcttcctgttaacttcaagttatcttCTTAGATATGTCGTAGCAATGAAGCAAAAAAATGGATATGTCTCAAATATCATATGCATCAGTAGTTGGAAttttgatgttcgctatgatctgtacaagaccagacattgtTTAAGCAGCTGGAGCAGTTAGTCAGTATATGGAGAATCCTAGACGAGAACATTGGAGTTCTGTTAAGAGGATCTTTAGATACATCAAGAGTATctcaaatgctgcattatgttatggtgatcagattttacactcaaagactatgtcgattcagattatgcaagTGATCTAATAAGATAAAATCTACTACTTGTTATGTGTTTACAATTGCATGGGGAGCAGTAAACGGagtttcaaaactgcaaacaGTTGTGACGTTTACTACAGAAGCAGAATAAAtgacagctactcaagcttgcaaggtgACAATATAAATTAAAAGGTGATCGAAGGATATCTTACACAAACAAGATTACTTCTCCTGTAGTAAGGTAATTCATTCTCTTTGGAAACATAATGAGAAGTTGTAAcctacaaaatattatagtgaaattttttttatcttacccATGATTTTTactcaaataatttttagaggTTAATACACATAAAGCTCGGTGTCCAATTTTATACTCTATTTTCTTATTTATATCCCAAGATGTAAAACCTAAGACCAACATTAAATTATGTCATGTATTTTATTGTGTTTATCTACTAATGTTTTTTACACATTAATATCGCCCAAATAAATTCTTGTTTCAAAAGGACCTTTGTAGGTAGGGATGAAATCGAGTCGAGCCGAGCCGAATTCTTGAATGTTTGAACTTGACTCGTTTATaatcgagtcgagctcgagctttatttaacaaatatattcatggctcacgagcttattcaaACTTTTATCGAGCTTAacaaatatgaattatatatttaaatcttcattaaattaattaaaaaagtaaattatatatttaaataaatatataacattcttattaaattatgtaaatttattataatatataaatttaatagatttttttttttatatttcataaataatgtgcaaaatcaataaatcaaatatcaaatttattatttttcatctaAGAGATGACTCTTAAACTTAATAACAAACATGTTTACGAGCTGAATATTGTATAGCTTGAATTTGATTCGTTTATTTTAACGAGCCTAATTAAACGAACTCAAACGAGTTTTTATCGAATCAAAATTCGAATATCTCACAAAtaatttggttcatttacatcctaATTTGTAGGCCATCAAATatggttttattattattattattatttaaagcaGATCGAAAATATTATACTTTTATTGGTGAAGATGAACAGAAattgcattttctttttctaaaaatcaaattatattttattttccacTTAAATGTGAAGACCCGGGGCATCTTCGTCTTTCCGACCCAAAGAACGAGTTCGTAACACAACGTCGTTATCCTTAATGGCGGTTGGAATTCATCAAACCACGCGTCTTCAATCTCAACCGTTTACTTCTCATCCACTGATCGAGACCGTTAATTCCTTGCACGTTCCTCTATATAAATAGCCCAAGCTCTTCGTTATATCCTCATTTTCTTCGAAATAAAACCTAAAGTTCTCCGCTGAAATCAAATAGACTGGGAAATGAGAAACATGAATTTGGATTCTTAAGAAAGAAATTGAATGATTCATAAATATTCTGCGCCTAAAGCGATTCAgatcttgaaatttattttttgcgAGAAGTAGATTTTCTAAATCTTGCGTCTTTGTTGGTATATTTTAGCGTGGGGTTTGGATTTTGATTTCTTTGTCAAACGAGTTTTGTGAGACGaagtgaaaaaaataatagaattttCGTTTTTTCTGGTGAGATTTACGAATCCGATTGCTTCGGCTGATTCTCGAATTTGTCAAATTCTAGGGTTTTTACTTCGAAATGAACGAGCAGGCGATGATGATGAATCAACATCAGCAGTTGATGAACATGAATGCTAACCAGATGAATATGAATCAAATGAATCCACAACAACTTCAGCAGTCGCAGCCTCAGGTAATCTCATCGAACCGCTGTAAACACGGTGCACGTATTCCCATGGTATTTGGATCGAGTTATCCGattgattattattctgatCAACAGATGCTGTCGATCAATCGGAGCTACGGTGTGTGGCCCCCGCATCTGCAGCCGCAACCGCAGTTTCACAAGCCTAATCCGAACGTCGGTGCTGTGAACCCACCACCGTCTACCTTCAAAAATCTATTGGGTCCAAGGAGCAGCTGGAAGGGCAACAGGATTAATAAGCCCAACGACAAGAGGAGGAAGGAACAACATAAATCGCTGATGGTGGGCAATAGTGGTGGTGGCCTTTCTGGTGGTGTCAATATGGTTGGTGGTGGTGATAGAAACTTGAATTTTAGTAACTATAATTTGCCTACTTTGAATGAATTGCAGTATCAGAACCGATTGAAGACTAGGAAGTTTTTCCCCAAAAAGAAGTTTAATCAGAATAATAATATGAACATTAATATGGGTTATAATAAAAGTTATAGTAACTGCAGGTCTGCTCCATTTGCTCCTAGGAACACTACTTCCTTTTTAATTAGGGCGAAGAAGAGTGGTGGTATAGCGTCTTTGGTTTCTCCATGTCCCGTCACGCCTGCAGTATTACCAACTCCTAGTTTTTCTCCTTCTCGTGAGGTTTTAGTGGACATGGCCAAGGAAGAGTGGGGTGTCGATGGGTATGGATCAATGAAGGGATTGATTAGGTTAAGATCACCTGGACATGAAATAGAGACTCAGGAGGATGAAGAGGATGATGACGGAGGCTCGAGTGAGAGTGATGTGGAGGAGCATGTTGAGGTCGAGAGGAGGTTGGACCACGATTTGAGCCGGTTTGAGATGATCTATAACCCTAGCAGTGTCGGTGTTGGTGGGATTGAGTATCACAATGTGTTGGAGAATCGAGTGGATGATCAGGATACTCATATTGCACAGCTGGAGGAGGagaatatgatattgaaggaaagATTGTTTTTAATGGAGAGAGAGATAGGAGGCTTGACAAGGAGGTTGAGGTGCCTTGAGAGGAGGGGAGGAAATAGGGTGGAGGACCACGAGGAGGTAGTGGAGAATGAATCTGATGATGGAAGTGATAGTCGTGAGTATTCACATTCAATGGAGGAAAATAATGACGAATTCTGTGAAGAGAATGTTCATCGGTGTGGTTTTTCCCGAGGCAATGACGAGAATGCTGTTTTTTATGAGAAAGTAGAGAACAAAGAAAGGCTATTCGAATCTGATGAGAATGGTAACATTGCAGACCCTGAATGCAAAGTAGAAAAGAACAATGACGAGCTTGTTGACAAAAATAAGGACCAGAAGATCATTGTACCATGTGATGGTATAGAACAAAACAATGAGGATATGAACAAGCAAGTGTGAGTGTATGGGGAATTGAAGGCAGGAGATAATCGATTAAGCTGGGTACAGGATGGTAGATGTAGATGTATGTGTTGAAAATACTGAGGCTGCACCTGAGATGGATATTGCAAATTCTCGCCTAACAGAAATATTTGATAACTGACAGAATCGCATTGGCATAGTGACTCAAAAAGTTGTGGTGGTTGTGTACTTACTTGTGATAGTTTTCTATTTATAATTTGTTCTCGCTTGTGTTAAATTTGTACATTTGTCTGGGTAGAAGATCCACATTTTCTTTTGCCTCTCAATCTAACACTGAGAGCAGAACTGGGtactttctttctttttggACATGTTTCTTACCTTATGTTCTTAGGTCTTTGTATGCTTCTACTCAGGTTTCAGCTTTGGATGATTCGTGAGAAGGTTTTTAGTTGTGAAAAGActtgaatttatattttgtttctgATGAATCTGTGAAATTTCTACTCAACTCTATGGCTTTGTTCTTTCAGCTTTTCTTTTATTAGTGTTATCAAATGGTTATTTCTGCGGACCCCAAGTAGTTGAGTTTCTGCTGCTGCTGCTATTGCACCATCTACTCTGAATTTTTCCAAATGAAGTAATCTCgttataaatttagtttttttatttcttttcttgGTCATGCTGAGTGAAAGAAGTATTCTGAGCTTTACATTGTCTGTGCCACTCAAATGCAGTGGATTGCCTGCTCTACAACGACCAGCTTTCCAATGGACTGTTGAATTGCAAGTCAATTCGATGATCAGCACCCGAAACTTGGGGTatcaattttatataaattttatattctgTTTATGACgaaataatatcaaaatataatcCCAATTTCATGCTCACTTGTTCTCCTTGagtatttttgttttcttctcatTTGATACCTATGTTAACagaataatttataataaatagtttcttttctttttaactAATCTTTTATAAGTTATTTAAACGTTTTTATAAATTATGTATTCTATATTTGTAACTTATTTAAGATTGTGTTTGGAtcgatggatttcaaatctacAGGTTTCATATATAttcgaatttattatttttgtagttTTAGATTAGAAAAGCAAtatcataaaattcaaattcacaTATTCCATGTTTATATAgtgtttcatgttaattatgatgtATTTCAATTTTATCTAATAACGAAGACAtttgaaacaaattatatttcGTGtaacttaaaatttcatatgtttaattatcaacaatgaaaatataatccaaatctatgtaattaaaatatatttatctaaaTGCAACTTAATATATAAGTTAAAAGTGTATATGGGACCTCGATTGAATCTAATATTTGATGACATATATGTTACGCTTGGATGCAGACATTACAGAGCTGTGCAATGTCCCATGTGAAGCAAGACAAAATTTACTTTAGACGAGCCAACAATCTTGTACCTGAGTGATTCATTATATTAAATGGTAGCCTTAATTGATTCTTTATGTTCAGAATTATCTATATTCGCTGCACTTCTTCACGTGTTCTAAACCATTATGTTTCTTCCTCGAAGAAGCCGTTGTGTTTGAAGAAATCCTTCATATCTAAATCATACAATTAGATCTCGAATGATTTCATAAATCTTCAGTTCTTCCAAATCACAAGTTGTAACGATACCCCTATAAAAACTCAGGAAAACAAAAAAAGTTTATACAATTGTctttaaaaccttattttttaACATTGTAGGAAACCTTTACAAACGAGGTAGAtgtactttattttttaaaaaaatagagataTTGAGGATATACGGTAATagatatatgaatttaaaatatttcaacatcatattGAGATCCAGATTAAACATGCCGGTGGGAGGAATGGCAAATGTCACAGTAAAGTGAAATTAGCAGAGACTATGGTTAAACATTAAAGTTACAAGGATGTGAGTTTCCTGAAAACCAATGTTACACTTGTACTGATAAATGGTTAGCATGCAAAGTCGCCAATTCTAGTATTCTACAATAAGTCTAAACTAGATGTCTCCCATAGTTTCTGTTCCACTTTACACCAAGAGTTGCAGGGAACTGTTATCACACCTAATATTATTCCACTAAGGCGACAGCTTCTCCCAGATGTATCGACCTGGGAGGGGTAAGTCATTCACAATATCGAAGTTATACCTGCAAGTCatcaaaaatatatagaatTAGTTGGCTGATCATAACAAGTGAGCTATAGTGTTGAAACAAATGAAACAACCAACATACTTCTTGATAAAGTGTCGATGCTGAGCCTCCTCCATTTGGGCGAAAAATCCCTCAAGTTCGTCGTCTGTAGGCATGTTTCCGACATGGGTATTTCCGACCCTTTGATTGGTAGGAGTAAGAGTTGCTGACTTCGTGCTAGAGCTCGGTGTGATGATAGTGTCAGCAGCCCTGATCAAACTACATGGCGTGCTTTCTCTAGTGCTCCTGCCCCCGAATGCAGACTTATCATACATACAGTTATTCATACACATAATAAAAGAAACACAAGAACAAAGCTATCAAACTGCTTATTGAAATCTAACTAAAAGACAAAACACACAAGCAAGAAACCAAGATAATCAGAAGCTCTCCAGCTTCCAAAAACACACAAGGATAGTTTTCTAAAAAGGTTTtgtgaaatataaataaaaaatgttataCGGACCTCTCAAAGAGATCTTTCAACCGAAAGGCAAGAAATCTTTTATTAACACCTAAGAAAGAAACAGTTAAACAGAGCTAATTCCATATATTTCTTCCCCAAGAAAGAAAATATGCCATTTTCTAAACAAAATCACCCATTTcccaaaataaaacaaacactCTGCAAACATATCTTCCTTAATAATATTCTTTCGCCTCACAGATTATATATCaaagaacacacacacacaagtacatacaaaaaaaagaaaaaaaaagaaaaatagtgAAGATAGAGCGAAAACACCAGAAAATTTAATTACACAACcttaaataataatcaaacatttaacaccacaaaattttcaaaaaaaattctattttagcataaaattgaaacaaaagaatcaaatgGCTATAAAAATTATAGAATATTTTAAAAAGCAAATACCTTTCCCTAGCTTCGGACTCCAAATTATTTTCCCCACAAGAGGCCTCAATTTCCAAATCCCCCGTTTCAAACCCTCTGCATACACCTTCTTCTTCCTTGGGCACACTTCCACTTCCGAATTCCTCTTTCTCCGGGAAATTTAGACAATCTTTCGGAGAAGAAACCTTTTCAGAATTCTGCATGTTCTGCCTGACAAGCGTCGGCTTCTCAAGCCGCCGCGACCGCAGCTCGAGGTAACACGGGTCCGGATTCGGGGGAAGCAACTCAGACGAGGACTGCAGGCGCTGTAGGGTAAGGGTTTTGGCGCGGGTACGAACACCCAGGGAGGACTGCGAAACATCCTTCACCGCAACGTCGCAGCGTATTTTCGACTTCTTCATATACTTTCCCATCCCTCTCAATTTTCTACGCGCGTGAAATCGAATTCAACACGTCCCCTGAAGCTAGTGGAAAAGGTTCATGGCGGAGGAAGGAAGGTGAGAGGAAGATATTGGTTTACAAATTAGAGGGAGAAAATTGTTTTCGTGTAATTTCACTTCAGCCCACAATATATTTACCTTTTCATTTCAACCTCTTAAATTTGAAACACGTTGtcatatataatatgtatatttatactattttattaaatgtgaGATGTTTAGAATAACtattttaaaagaaatcaaaatatttaattttataattattttttttatcatactaaaaatattttcaaattatttcatattttacatagaaaaaaatctaaataaaacttctcttttaaatcgaacaagtattataaattgaaaataatttcgtattaattgtttagtattatttgatcaaattaaaaataataataaaacacaaCGTGTGTGCATATTTTATTAGTATATATTGAAGTTAAggatttcatatatataattaaaaaaaaattattaaatctttttgataaatttcatatttcttcaaattatttcaaataattgtttaagttaaagatttccaaatatataataattttttattattattgttaaaaatttcaaataatttttatataaaattattttaaatcatttattcgaatatttctttaaattcacaattcatatgattattttttgagtttcatcttttaaatttatgtatttatatCTTTTAAGCAATTTAAAACGTTTTCGCAAGTTTTAGCTTTTCAGGAGAATATTTGATGTTTGACCGAAGAAAGGAGATCGGAGACGagattaaaaattacatttttattttaagccaagaaattatttattttaaatgatttatgaactttagcattttaaagtcgaatttaatttattaaatgatttaaaaaattttaagcttttaaaatgtaaatttttgaaaattaaggatttaatctttgaaattgttttgaaatattttatatgatttttatgtcttaattaatttatttaattagtatttaagtggaatttaaatttttttaaatggtaatttttgaaaatagaaatattaatcttttaaattggAGTTTATCTTGATcatgatatttaaattttaaataaaagttgtgGGCTAATTTAATTACCTAactaatgtttaaattatttattagagATTTATTTAGCCCTTAACTAATCACAAGAaaaaaactcacgcacacaattcacgtaaaacacacacacagagCCATGAGTCTTCAAGCCTTTGGAGTCTCGATTTTTGGCTTTTTCTTGATCCTATCATCACAGTTCGCTCACTTACACGTAGCACCGTTGATTCAAGCCATTTTTACGCAAGAAAAACAGCCGCAAACATCGCTCAGATCGGCCACCGACTTCCCCGCAACGATATTtgtatttcgagcgttttaaacgcaaagataCTCTTCTTAACTTTCTTTTTacatcattcaaatcatattatgcctgatttatgttttatagCATGAAAAACGTTTacgttcaaattattttacgttagacgtatatttttcaaatattcgACGTTTCTATGCATGTATGAGTCGTGTTATATGATCTAAGGGATATACTGCCTATACTAGATATTTAAGGGACGGGAAAGGGGTCGTATAAGGACACGATGAGGGCTGTACAGTAGCTATAAGGATTCGCGCTTGGGAGAAGCTAAACCTAGGGTTTCCTTGCATGGTATGAGTTGTAGTGATCGATTTTTGTGATGGCTAGCTGGACAGGGGCTCGTTCAGGCGGGGTCGTGACCTCGTGAGGGCTGCGTCCTAGGTCTAGGGACAGTCCTAGAATGGCTCATCGACGCACAAGGATGAAGCAACTGCGGCCATGGAAGGACTTTAGGGCTCGATTTGGCGCAGCCAGGTTGTAGGGTACGTAGGCTGGTGCGGCTAGTCCAGGAAGGTATGATAGGGGTCCAGGAAGGTAGGCTATGGTCTGGTCAAGTCCTGGGTCGAagatggctcgagggtggctcgataGGAATTGGTGTGTGGCCTAGGAATAGAGGAATGGTTCGGTTTTGGCTAGGGAAAGAGTTTGGGCTCGAACCGTGGTCCACGGGGGGGTTGGTTCATGAGGGTATTTTAGGGATGAAAagcttatgtttaaaatttgagaaaaaaatattaagttttgaatttattcgggttGAAAACGCTTCACGGTTTAGCTATTAAGTCAATAAATCGAAAGACTcaggtttacgtctaagaaaaatattagaagtcgaATTTAAACTTATATGTTGCTATGGATAGGATCGAGTCaagaaaagcaaaaaaaattcaaaattgagaAGCTCgaggtctaggggtaaaatgatcattttacatcTCGGATAGTTCGAAAGGCCTGACAGTGTCCGAAGGatcataatacatgctaaatgttatttttaaaatgtttatgataaaaatatgatatttttatgatatatgcaaaGGTTGTACgatttttttcgaaaaatgctattttacaatttttgaaggacacaatattttataataaaatggaagaaaaaatattttaaaagatgtgaattgactgtgaaagaaaaatatatgattggggatatcgtgagggaaaaagccccagagagagcctGTTTATGGGAaaaaagccccagagggagcccgacgatcgtatttccatatttgGCCACGGCCCAATGACGAGAATTGTTGACGCCCTGTCCCCAGGTActtggtgagctaagactgatcagtcgaccatatgatgatatgattacagctagtcactttcaagtaTCAAACTTCAccataaaataatatacgatGATGAAAAActttattaattaatgatttatgatatgtATATGATTACGAGCTTTTACGCcaacttattttattaaaagattattttaaagctgcatgtgtctgtatatgtattatttgttacgtaTGTTTAGAATGTActgatttaaagtttaaagtaaaagattttgaagattatttatttaaagattttatgctttattttgNCAACCCACCAAAACTCTAATCGTTACAACTCCAACTCTTACCATTGGTGAAGAATCTTCCAATATGAAATCTACAAATTGAATAAACAATGAAGCAATGTCcttatttgttaaaaattttgacaaatttaTAAGGAAATATCAACCTGAGTTTAATTCTTTTATCATAGAAAGGATCAAATTGATAATAATCAGGCTTGTTTTAACCGTGGAATAATGGGCATTTTATTGCAAAATTCAACATGTCTAAGAAAGATGATAAGTAGCAATTTGAGAAGAGACGATCCAAAGATGAAAAAAGATCTTATAATAAGAAGAAAGATCAAAAGATGCTTGTTGTTAAGTATAGCAAAAGCAAATGAGTTGAATCGGATTTAGTAACTTCTACCTCATAGACTTTTTCTAGCGAGAATGAAGAAAAACAAGCTCAATGCCTCTTGGTAGATGTCGACCTGGAAACTGCAGAACTCGAGCTGGAAATTGCAaatgaaaatatgttatttgactTTGATTATGATGAATTTACACAAGTGGATCTTGTCGCGGAATTGCATAACATGGTAGACGAGTATAAAAGACTTTTGCAATCATTCGAGAAAGTTAatgcagaaaaaaaaaagcCCGATTGATGAGTCAAAAAACTCTAGCTGCTCAAAATGAAAGAAACTTGACGGCCTGAGGATGAAACATAATATTTTAGCGACTAAGAATGATGACATGGAAAAATTGTTCCACGTAACTATCAACGAGAATAAATTATTGAAACAATTAGTCAATTCTTGGAACAAATCTTCAGCTTCCATTGAGAAGAAGCATGAGTTAAAAAAACCTATCGGAGACAGAATTGCTTAGGGTTTGGAAACAAGGAATATAATTCTTTTGAGGCAGGTACTTAATAATCTCTTTGATAAAGTcaagtttaaaatgataaattttgttTGGTT contains the following coding sequences:
- the LOC140986171 gene encoding uncharacterized protein, which translates into the protein MNEQAMMMNQHQQLMNMNANQMNMNQMNPQQLQQSQPQMLSINRSYGVWPPHLQPQPQFHKPNPNVGAVNPPPSTFKNLLGPRSSWKGNRINKPNDKRRKEQHKSLMVGNSGGGLSGGVNMVGGGDRNLNFSNYNLPTLNELQYQNRLKTRKFFPKKKFNQNNNMNINMGYNKSYSNCRSAPFAPRNTTSFLIRAKKSGGIASLVSPCPVTPAVLPTPSFSPSREVLVDMAKEEWGVDGYGSMKGLIRLRSPGHEIETQEDEEDDDGGSSESDVEEHVEVERRLDHDLSRFEMIYNPSSVGVGGIEYHNVLENRVDDQDTHIAQLEEENMILKERLFLMEREIGGLTRRLRCLERRGGNRVEDHEEVVENESDDGSDSREYSHSMEENNDEFCEENVHRCGFSRGNDENAVFYEKVENKERLFESDENGNIADPECKVEKNNDELVDKNKDQKIIVPCDGIEQNNEDMNKQV
- the LOC140986478 gene encoding cyclin-dependent kinase inhibitor 3-like; this encodes MGKYMKKSKIRCDVAVKDVSQSSLGVRTRAKTLTLQRLQSSSELLPPNPDPCYLELRSRRLEKPTLVRQNMQNSEKVSSPKDCLNFPEKEEFGSGSVPKEEEGVCRGFETGDLEIEASCGENNLESEARERSTRESTPCSLIRAADTIITPSSSTKSATLTPTNQRVGNTHVGNMPTDDELEGFFAQMEEAQHRHFIKKYNFDIVNDLPLPGRYIWEKLSP